A genomic window from Ascaphus truei isolate aAscTru1 chromosome 1, aAscTru1.hap1, whole genome shotgun sequence includes:
- the LOC142469763 gene encoding uncharacterized protein LOC142469763 — translation MDRGALPTTSMDREALPAKGIDRGALPTTSMNRGSLPTTGMDRGTLPTTSMDPHLFGFPVVVPERLEIKSEEEEPNTEEHLTPIMRDIDVFPIGGFPVIVPERLEINAEKEEPNTEEHLTPIKREIGTFGVDENCLNDEKNWNGKWLSTKNNLLKHQIIHKAFTCTECGKRFSLKSSLHDHERIHTGEKPFTCTECEKSFSHKSSLHLHERIHTGEKPFRCTECGERFSQKRSLQNHEMIHTGEKPFTCTECEKSFSYKSSLHIHERIHTGEKPFTCTECDKSFSLKPSLLRHQIIHTGDIPFTCTECGKQFSIRSDLKSHEKIHTGEKHYICTECGKSFSHKRSLLRHHRIHTGEKGFTCTECGKQLSSRSHLKSHEKNHTGEKPYICTECGKSFSLKCSLVRHQIIHTGEKPFTCTECGETFSHKYRLLKHQIIHTGEKDFTCTECGKQFSNEGSLRRHKRIHTGEKPFTCTECGKRFSRKCSLLRHHRIHTGEK, via the exons atggacagaggggcactgcccactaccagcatggacagagaaGCACTGCCCGCTAAAGGCATAGACAGAGGGGCACTTCCCACTACCAGCATGAATAGAGGCTCACTGCCCACTACTGGCATGGACAGAGGgacactgcccactaccagcatggatccACACTTGTTTG GTTTTCCAGTGGTTGTACCAgagaggttagagattaagtcagaggaAGAAGAGCCGAACACTGAGGAACATCTCACCCCAATAATGAGAGACATAGATGTATTTCCTATAGGTG GTTTTCCAGTGATTGTACCAGAGAGGTTAGAGATTAATGCAGAGAAAGAAGAGCCGaacactgaggaacatctgaccccaataaagagaGAGATAGGTACATTTGGTGTCGATG AAAATTGTCTGAATGATGAGAAGAACTGGAATGGGAAATGGTTAAGTACTAAGAACAACCTCCTCAAACATCAGATTATTCATAAagcattcacatgtacagagtgtgggaaacgtTTTTCTCTGAAGAGCAGTCTCCACGACCacgagaggattcacacaggggagaaacctttcacatgtacagagtgtgagaaaaGCTTTTCACATAAGTCCAGTCTCCACCTCCacgagaggattcacacaggggagaaacctttcagatgtacagagtgtggggaaaGGTTTTCTCAGAAGAGAAGCCTACAAAATCATgagatgattcatacaggggagaaacctttcacatgtacagagtgtgagaaaaGCTTTTCATACAAGTCCAGTCTCCACATCCacgagaggattcacacaggggagaaacctttcacatgtacagagtgtgataaAAGCTTTTCACTCAAGCCCAGTCTCCTCAGGCACCAGATAATTCATACAGGGGATatacctttcacatgtacagagtgtggaaaacAATTCAGTATTAGGAGCGACCTCAAATCTCACGagaagattcacacaggggagaaacattacatatgtacagagtgtgggaaaagcttttcacatAAGAGAAGCTTACTCAGACAccacaggattcatacaggggagaaaggtttcacatgtacagagtgtgggaaacaattgaGTTCTAGGAGCCACCTCAAATCTCACGAGAAgaatcacacaggggagaaaccttacatatgtacagagtgtgggaaaagcttttcactcAAGTGCAGTCTCGTCAGACACCAGataattcatacaggggagaaacctttcacatgtacagagtgtggggaaaCCTTTTCACATAAGTACAGGCTCCTAAAACACCAGAtcattcatacaggggagaaagatttcacatgtacagagtgtgggaaacaattcagtaatGAGGGCTCCCTGCGCCGACAcaagaggattcatacaggggagaaacctttcacatgtacagaatgtGGAAAAAGATTTTCTCGGAAGTGCAGCCTTCTTAGACACCAcaggattcatacaggagagaaatag